Within the Candidatus Binatia bacterium genome, the region ATCTGGTACCAGCCGCGGTTCTTCTCGCCGATCAGATAGCGGCGAGGGAGGCGTACGTTCTCGAAAAAGAGTTCGTTGAAGTGGTGCTCGCCGGCCATGTCCACGATCGGCCGCACGGTGATCCCCGGCGTGCGCATGTCGACGAGGAACTCGCTGATGCCCTTGTGCTTCGGCGCCTGCGGATCGGTGCGCGCCACCAGGTAGCAATAGTCGGCCTGGTGCGCGAAGCTGGTCCAGATCTTGTGCCCGTCGATGACGTAAGACTCACCGTCCTCGACCGCGCGCGTGCGCAGCGCGGCCAGGTCCGAGCCGGCGTTGGGCTCGCTCATGCCCAGGCAGAAAACGAGTTCGCCCCGCGTGATGCGCGGCAGGAACTCCTGACGCTGCTCCTCGGTACCGTAGGCCAACAGCGCCGGCCCGATCTGCCGATCGCCCGCCCAGTGCGCGGCCACCGGCGCACCGGCGCGCAGCAACTCCTCGGTCACGACCAGCCGTTCGAGATACGAACCCTCCTGCCCGCCATAGCGTTTGGGCCACGTGTACCCGACCCAGCCACGGGCGCCGAGCGCCGCCGAGAACTCCTTGGAGAAACCCACCATCCACGTGTCGTCGAACTCGCGCCCGGCATCCGCCGGCAGTGTCTGGCGCAAGAACTCGCGCACCGCCGCGCGTAAGCTGCGTTGCTTGTCCGTTAGTGCGAATTCCATGCGAGCATCCCTTGCGTGCCGTGGGGGTTGAGTTCGGACATGCAGCCGACGAGTTGCTTATCAAGACCGGCGACTATGGGAAAGCCCGGCGACGCCCCACAGCAAGTCGCGCAGCCCGGAGACGCGCTCGACGCGACGGGCGATGGCTTGCTCTATCACTTCCTTCGTAGCGTGGATGGTCACTCTGTGGCGGGCGCGGGTGACGGCGGTGTAGAGGAGTTCGCGCGACAACACCGGCGAGAGGCGCGGCGGCAGTATCACTGCCACCTGGTCGAACTCCGATCCCTGGCTCTTATGGATGCTCATGGCGTAGACGGTTTCGTGCGGCGGCAGCCGTGAGGGGGAGAGAAAGCGCGGCTCGCCGTCGGCACCGAGGAAGAACGCCGCCCTTTGAGACGAGGCAGCGGCGGGATCGCCGGTGATCAAACCGACGTCGCCGTTGAACAGCTTGAGCTGGTAGTCGTTGCGCGTGACGATGATCGGGCGGCCGCTGTAGTATTGCCCTTCCGGACGGATCAGACCGGCGCCCGCGAGGGCCTCCTCGATTTGCTGGTTCACCACCTCGACACCACCCGGGCCGCGGCGGTGAGCACAGAGCACACGGAAACGCTCCAGTGCTTGCAGCTGCTCTGCCGCCGTCTGCTGGCTGAGGAAGGGCTGGAACCCCTGTAGCACGGCCTGGCGCAATGCGTCACTCAAGCCCGCATCTTCCGCCGGCTCGACCAGCGCGACGTCCGCGTAGTCAC harbors:
- a CDS encoding acyl-CoA dehydrogenase family protein; amino-acid sequence: MEFALTDKQRSLRAAVREFLRQTLPADAGREFDDTWMVGFSKEFSAALGARGWVGYTWPKRYGGQEGSYLERLVVTEELLRAGAPVAAHWAGDRQIGPALLAYGTEEQRQEFLPRITRGELVFCLGMSEPNAGSDLAALRTRAVEDGESYVIDGHKIWTSFAHQADYCYLVARTDPQAPKHKGISEFLVDMRTPGITVRPIVDMAGEHHFNELFFENVRLPRRYLIGEKNRGWYQIASQLDYERSGIERLLSNWLLLRDVTAYARAQGFTNDPVWRDRLARVRIEVEIGRWHVYRVAWLLSSGTVPSTAAALAKTYCTDVEQHIAALAGELVGPHSQLLPGSPGALLGGRVGRGLLFAPAYTIQGGTSNILRNIIAMRGLGLPSGA
- a CDS encoding ATP-binding domain-containing protein gives rise to the protein LILLGDQDQLASVEAGAVLGDICNTGVPRTYSRALVEDIGRLTGDRLPLHADAPRATGIWDCIVQLTHSYRYGPESGIGALARAINAGDSAEALAVLESGDYADVALVEPAEDAGLSDALRQAVLQGFQPFLSQQTAAEQLQALERFRVLCAHRRGPGGVEVVNQQIEEALAGAGLIRPEGQYYSGRPIIVTRNDYQLKLFNGDVGLITGDPAAASSQRAAFFLGADGEPRFLSPSRLPPHETVYAMSIHKSQGSEFDQVAVILPPRLSPVLSRELLYTAVTRARHRVTIHATKEVIEQAIARRVERVSGLRDLLWGVAGLSHSRRS